The Cannabis sativa cultivar Pink pepper isolate KNU-18-1 chromosome 8, ASM2916894v1, whole genome shotgun sequence genomic interval ACACATTGAAGAACCCAACAACAAAAGGACTAGCTAATTAGCTCTTCCATGTTGCTTCAACCATATCTCtccttaatttatttataggcGGACTACGCTTGTGTCTAGAGTCCACTTAGTTCAagggttcaaaaaaaaaaattcttttaaaagtacatatttatttacagattttaaaaattagcactatttttacaaataaagacttaaaaatatttttattcctgtGACTCACTAAATTTCAAGATTGACTGTGCATAAGCAATATCTTTTTCTAATCTCTCATTCTTCTAAATGTTCTCTCAACAGTTGTATCTCAactccttttttctttttcctgttTAAAGCTgcaatattattcaaaaatataaaatagatcCTTTGTTTACTAAGACCATGATAGAGCTAGGGGATTAGAGGGGTGGTGGCCATGGCttcctttaattttcttttatattctCATAGAAATTCTTTGATAGTCACCTACAGAGGGAGCACTTATTCtagttttaatataaaatttatgtatGTGACCATCTATGTTATATCTATGTTTTAGTTATAATTATTCTTAGAGATTTAGGAGGTTGTCAATATTACATTATAATGTATACCCTCATATTATAAAATTGATATCAAAACTACTTAAAGTGCTGAAAAGTGCATGGCAATACACTAGTGATAGGTAAGAAGTTccatttatgtttattttaaacaaataaatatgtatGTAGTATAAATTTATAGAATGATTTTACAATGAACTCTCTTAAAAAAGAATATTGATGTACCTTCTATCTGTTtcggtatttaaaaaaaaaattaatctaattttttttattgtcgtgtacgttatagttatttaagacattctgcgaaaatttgagaaatttagtttaatttacaATAAAGCACAGTGTTCAAATAATCTACTTTAtacacgtataaaataaaaaaatcacgtGTGTAACAGACTGTTTGAAGTGAATTTCATTCttggcgtgttaaatttttctaaatttctcaatattttactgaatgtcttaaataactacaaagTACACgacaatggaaaaaaaaaattctcaatatttttttcaaataccGAAACAAATATGGATGCATGAATACACCCTTTCAAGAGAGTGcattaatttccaaatttatattctcttaaaattttaaaaatagtagTGACTCTAAAACCTTCCACCTTTTCTTTATGGAGTTTCCCCTTTTATTATGTACAAAAACCGAAGAGGAAGAAAATTTGACttgctttttttattattaccaataataaaaaaaaatcattaaatgaaaattatGTGTACACTTCTAGACCAATGATCTAATAATCTCATTGCTCTAACTAAGTTTGAAGCATTTCCACACATTTTGTAACAAAAATGTTTCAAAACTGTCAATCCATTTTAAGAGAATGGTTCCCCACTTTTTACGAAAATCATTATTGATAATTTTAGTATCACTAAAAACTTGATCCGTTTACCTATTTAACAACCGGTCTCTAACATTCTCTTGCCTAGCCTTAAGACCGTGACAACATTACCATGTTGTGAGTAAAATCAAATTCTTTTAAGTTGGTCTAATCGGTCCGGTCTGGCAAGGCCAAACTTGATAACAGGACCTTGGCCACAAtaacattttaattaaaaaaaaaaactaacagatTGATACCAACAACAGAAAATATGGTATCAGCAACTACAAAACTTGgcttcatttttctcatttcgTTTTTGGTTCTGATCCCAACCCTGCTAGCCCATATAGGCGGTTACGACGAGGAATGGCAGAAACGAGCTGAAGAATCAAAGAAAGCTGCCCTTGAAGCCTATGAACCTAACCCAGAACAAGTTACTGAAAATTTGAACTATGAAGTTAACAAGTTAGtgttatgttatgttttaaaagtgttatgttatgttttaaAAGTGTTATGTTAAGGTGTTTTTGTGTGAATAAATTGGCAGGTTGACAGAGGGGTCCAACAGTACAAGAAGGGAATTGAAGAAGTACTTTGGTCCTTGTTTGGCTACAAACCCCATCGACAGGTGCTGGCGTTGCAAGAAGCATTGGGCCAATAACCGAAAACGCTTGGCTAAATGTGTTCTTGGTTTTGGTAGGAAAACCACAGGAGGTAAGAGGGGGTCATACTACATTGTCACTGACCCCTCAGACAATGATGTTCAGAGTCCAAAACCCGGGACTCTTCGCCACGCTGTGATCCAAAAGAAGCCGCTATGGATCTTTTTCGCGCGCAGCATGATCATCAGGCTGTCTCAAGAGCTTCTAATAACGAGTGACAAGACCATAGACGGTCGTGGAGCCAATGTACACATTGCTTATGGGGCTGGAATTACAATTCAATTCGCTCAAAATGTGATCATCCATGGGCTTCGGATACATGACATTGTGTCAAGTAATGGTGGTCTGATTAGAGACTCTGTGGATCATATTGGACTCCGTACGGTTGCTGATGGAGATGGGATTTCAATCTTTGGATCGACCAATATTTGGCTTGATCACATTTCAATGTACCGTTGTCAAGATGGTTTAATTGATGTCATCCAAGGCTCTACAGCCATAACCATTTCCAATTGCCATTTCACTCATCACAATGATGTAATTAATTACTTCTCTTTTTTCACAACTTgagttattattattgttactaATATTTGGTGTTTGTTGGAGATTTTAATACATGTGATTTCTTCTTGCATGATTTGGATATGAACACAGGTGATGCTATTTGGTGCTAGTGACAGCTTTGAAGGTGACAAGATTATGCAAGTGACAGTGGCTTTCAACCATTTTGGAAGAGGACTTGTACAGAGGATGCCAAGGTGCAGATGGGGTTTCTTCCATGTGGTTAATAATGACTACACTCATTGGCTTATGTACGCCATTGGTGGAAGCTCACATCCCACCATTATTAGCCAAGGAAATCGATTCATAGCCCCTCCAAACACTGCTGCTAAACAAGTAAGCAAAACACAACAAAACTTCTTTTAGTATGTTCAAAGCGAATAATGCATTTTGTTAGGGAGTCTCACATTGATCTTACAATTCTAACATGGTAACAAAGTGAAACCGCATTCTAAGACATTTTGTAATGATGACAATAATATAGGTGACCAAGAGGGACTATGCTAGTGAATCGGAATGGAGATCATGGACATGGAGATCTGAGGGAGATCTAATGATGAATGGAGCTTTCTTTGTTCAATCAGGAAATCCCAGCAAGAAAAGGCCATTTGGCAGACGTGACATGATCAAGGCCAAGCCTGGTACTTTTGTCACTAGGCTTACACGCTTTGCAGGTGCCCTTAACTGCAAAATCCGCAAGAAATGCTAgaacatataaacatatatacataaatataaaatatatagtattcactttttaatttctatctttaagaaaaaataagCACAACTATGTCAAAAGAAAAGATCAGCCGAGTGGTGAAGGTGGCTCTAAAAATGCTTTTGCTTAGGAGTATGTGAAAGGTTGAAAATGaatttttacttaattatttttgtgttttgtttctatttttgtattttttttttttatgttttttaatcaGTCAAAGAAAGAGGGGCAAGATTTGGGTTACACAAAATTTTCAAGACGTAATCGATAAAATTCATTGATgttcaattataaaaaaaataaaaatgtactGATGTACATTAGAATATAATGTACGAACAAGCTTGTAGTTTATACAAATGTGATCGATTTTGGGGAAGCAGTTTTAAGTAGCAGCTTCATAATAATACAATGTACTCATGTTTTTGCATATTATTAATAAGTGGTGAAGAGAATAATCAAACTAGATTAACAGCTATTataaaagagaggaaaagaggcACACCAAAAAGATTTTGCATCGACCTTGGATTAATGGAATATATGCTTCTAGACTAGTCCTACTCCTACCCATAATTATTCCCAGGACAGATTGCAATGTCTGAATTATTAGCAATCGTGAAACACACTATTCTTAG includes:
- the LOC115698520 gene encoding pectate lyase; the protein is MVSATTKLGFIFLISFLVLIPTLLAHIGGYDEEWQKRAEESKKAALEAYEPNPEQVTENLNYEVNKLTEGSNSTRRELKKYFGPCLATNPIDRCWRCKKHWANNRKRLAKCVLGFGRKTTGGKRGSYYIVTDPSDNDVQSPKPGTLRHAVIQKKPLWIFFARSMIIRLSQELLITSDKTIDGRGANVHIAYGAGITIQFAQNVIIHGLRIHDIVSSNGGLIRDSVDHIGLRTVADGDGISIFGSTNIWLDHISMYRCQDGLIDVIQGSTAITISNCHFTHHNDVMLFGASDSFEGDKIMQVTVAFNHFGRGLVQRMPRCRWGFFHVVNNDYTHWLMYAIGGSSHPTIISQGNRFIAPPNTAAKQVTKRDYASESEWRSWTWRSEGDLMMNGAFFVQSGNPSKKRPFGRRDMIKAKPGTFVTRLTRFAGALNCKIRKKC